In one window of Arctopsyche grandis isolate Sample6627 chromosome 6, ASM5162203v2, whole genome shotgun sequence DNA:
- the LOC143913363 gene encoding uncharacterized protein LOC143913363: MASLASIDAYLSSTIGDTEKLALFLDYDGTLSPISSHPDLAVMPPETKTLLTRLANCSKIYTAIISGRQADNAKSVVGIDNITYAGSHGFEIVYPDSTRYKYETPLQDKEEISNIIQALNNEVVRDGAWIESKGDVFTYHYRDTPAEIRDQLVEQARSIITRLGLTPTNAIYGLEVQPEIDWHKGHAAKYLLENKFGRDWNNSVKLIYIGDDTTDENLMEMFRGRATTFRVAASKTVKTAAGLRLASLDDVVDVLKWLEKKFC, translated from the exons ATGGCGTCACTGGCAAGTATTGACGCATATTTATCAAG taCTATTGGAGATACCGAAAAGCTCGCACTATTTTTGGACTACGATGGCACATTGTCACCAATTTCTTCACATCCAGATTTGGCAGTAATGCCACCGGAGACGAAAACACTCTTGACCCGCTTGGCTAATTGCAGTAAAATTTATACAGCCATAATATCGGGGAGACAAGCTGATAACGCTAAATCTGTG gttGGCATTGATAATATAACATACGCAGGAAGTCATGGGTTCGAAATAGTTTATCCCGATTCTACGAGATACAAATATGAAACTCCACTTCAAGACAAAGAGGAAATAAGTAACATCATACAAGCACTAAACAATGAA GTTGTGCGTGATGGGGCGTGGATCGAGAGTAAAGGAGATGTTTTTACATATCACTATCGTGACACTCCTGCTGAGATACGTGACCAGTTAGTGGAACAGGCACGTTCGATCATAACACGTTTGGGTCTCACTCCAACCAATGCTATTTATGGTTTGGAAGTCCAACCGGAAATAGACTGGCATAAAG GGCATGCTGCAAAATACCTACTAGAAAATAAATTTGGTAGAGATTGGAACAACAGTGTGAAATTGATTTACATCGGTGATGATACAACTGATGAAAACTTAATGGAG ATGTTCCGGGGCAGAGCGACAACATTTAGAGTGGCAGCTTCGAAAACAGTCAAAACTGCAGCGGGTCTGCGTTTGGCGTCATTAGACGACGTTGTTGATGTATTGAAATGGTTAGAAAAGAAATTTTGCTAA
- the lmgA gene encoding anaphase promoting complex subunit lemming A: MKVKIKSWTGVATWRWIANDDNCGICRMPFDGCCPDCKLPGDDCPLVWGACSHCFHIHCIVKWLHSRPVHQQCPMCRQDWKFNNK; this comes from the exons ATGAAAGTTAAGATCAAAA gtTGGACCGgagtagcaacttggcgttggATAGCGAACGACGACAACTGTGGCATCTGTCGTATGCCATTCGACGGCTGTTGTCCAGATTGCAAATTGCCTGGAGATGATTGTCCTTTAGTCTGGGGTGCCTGCTCTCACTGTTTCCACATacattgcattgttaaatggTTGCATTCAAGACCCGTCCACCAACAGTGCCCCATGTGCCGTCAAGATTGGAaattcaacaataaatag
- the Tps1 gene encoding trehalose-6-phosphate synthase 1 has translation MSTTKMGDSKANCKGSMIVVSNRLPFVLKRNEKTGELERSASAGGLVTAVAPIVINGKGIWVGWPGIHLDNPDEKIPESDPDDQTPTAGLLSSKVVVVNSEKKIFDKYYNGCCNETFWPLFHSMPDRSTFISDNWKAYVQMNQTFADKTLKALKMVIAEKKDDVTPMVWIHDYHLMLAANWIRQGAEENGMACKLGFFLHIPFPPWDIFRLLPWSDEVLQGILGCDMVGFHIQDYCLNFIDCCQRNLGCRVDRKNLLVELGGRTVRVRPLPIGVPFDRFVELATKAKPLLPSNQKIILGVDRLDYTKGLVNRLKSFEVLLEKHPEHIGEVTLLQVSVPSRTDVKEYQELKEEMDQLVGRINGRFTTPSWSPIRYIYGCVSQDQLASFYRDASVALVTPLRDGMNLVAKEFVACQINPSPGVLIVSPFAGAGETMHEALICNPYEIDVAAEVIHRALTMPEDERILRMNHLRRRERDHDVNHWMKSFLKVMDALEEDRDDIGATTMQPVTIDDFDDYLSKYIGHTHKLALLLDYDGTLAPIAPHPDLATLPHETKHTLQRLSNLSDVYIAIISGRNVDNVKNMVGIEGITYAGNHGLEILHPDGSKFVHPMPVEFEDKVSELLKALQEQVCRDGAWVENKGALLTFHYRETPLHLRNALVEQAQTLIQNAGFRAATAHCAIEAKPPVQWNKGRASIYILRTAFGVDWSERIKIIYAGDDATDEDAMQALKGMAATFRVVSSHIIKTSAERRLPSTDSVLTMLKWVERHLSRRKPRNNSLTYKTTRKRDVVKMHMSFDIKDNISGASSDESVSN, from the exons cgcTGGTGGATTAGTAACGGCCGTAGCTCCCATTGTCATAAATGGAAAAGGAATATGGGTAGGATGGCCAGGTATACATTTGGATAATCCCGATGAGAAAATACCTGAATCTGATCCTGATGATCAAACTCCTACTGCTGGACTTCTTTCAAGCAAG GTAGTCGTAGTGAACtcggagaaaaaaatatttgataagtACTACAATGGTTGTTGTAACGAAACGTTTTGGCCCCTCTTCCATTCCATGCCAGATAGATCTACATTCATATCTGACAATTGGAAAGCTTATGTTCAAATGAATCAAACTTTTGCTGACAAAACGCTTAAAGCACTAAAAATGGTGATCGCTGAAAAGAAAGATGATGTCACACCCATGGTATGGATACATGATTATCATCTCATGTTAGCGGCCAATTGGATAAGACAG GGTGCTGAAGAAAATGGAATGGCATGTAAACTGGGCTTCTTCTTACATATTCCATTTCCACCCTGGGATATATTTAGATTACTTCCATGGTCTGATGAAGTATTGCAAGGAATATTGG gCTGTGACATGGTGGGATTCCATATTCAAGActattgtttaaatttcataGACTGCTGTCAAAGGAATCTTGGTTGCAGAGTCGATAGGAAAAACCTTTTGGTAGAACTTGGAGGGCGAACTGTACGAGTTCGACCGCTTCCTATCGGAGTACCCTTTGATCGATTTGTAGAGTTAGCTACAAAAGCTAAGCCCCTGTTGCCAAGcaatcaaaaaattatcttaGGTGTAGATAGATTAGATTATACTAAAGGATTagtaaatagattaaaatcatttgaaGTCTTATTAGAAAAACATCCTGAACACATAGGTGAAGTTACATTATTACAAGTATCAGTACCTTCTAGAACCGATGTAAAAGAATATCAAGAATTAAAGGAAGAAATGGACCAGCTTGTTGGTAGAATAAATGGTAGATTCACCACTCCAAGTTGGTCACCCATTAG aTATATTTATGGCTGTGTTAGTCAGGATCAATTAGCTTCGTTTTATAGAGATGCGAGCGTAGCATTAGTTACTCCATTGAGAGATGGAATGAATTTAGTAGCCAAAGAATTTGTAGCTTGTCAAATAAACCCATCTCCAGGTGTTTTGATCGTCTCACCGTTTGCTGGAGCTGGTGAAACCATGCACGAAGCTCTCATTTGCAATCCATATGAAATAGATGTTGCAGCTGAAGTTATTCACAGAGCTTTAACTATGCCTGAAGATGAAAGAATACTTCGTATGAATCATCTGAGGCGACGGGAACGAGATCACGACGTCAATCATTGGATGAAAAGTTTCCTAAAGGTTATGGACGCTCTTGAAGAAGATCGCGATGATATTGGAGCAACAACAATGCAACCAGTAACAATAGACGACTTCGATGATTATCTCTCAAA ATACATAGGTCATACACACAAGCTTGCACTACTTTTGGATTATGATGGTACATTAGCACCAATCGCTCCTCATCCAGACCTTGCAACTTTGCCCCACGAAACAAAGCACACGCTTCAAAGACTATCTAATTTATCCGATGTTTACATAGCGATTATTTCTGGTCGAAACGTTGataatgttaaaaatatg GTTGGAATTGAAGGTATCACATACGCCGGTAATCACGGACTAGAAATTCTACATCCAGATGGTAGTAAATTTGTACATCCTATGCCAGTAGAGTTTGAAGATAAAGTTAGTGAACTATTAAAAGCGCTGCAAGAACAG GTGTGTAGAGATGGTGCTTGGGTAGAAAATAAAGGTGCTTTATTAACGTTCCACTATAGAGAAACGCCATTACATTTAAGAAATGCATTAGTTGAACAAGCTCAAACCTTAATTCAAAACGCTGGTTTCCGAGCTGCCACTGCACATTGTGCAATTGAAGCTAAACCCCCAGTTCAATGGAATAAAG GTCGAgcgtcaatatatatattaagaacTGCATTTGGTGTAGATTGGAGTGAAagaatcaaaattatatatgctGGTGATGATGCTACTGACGAAGATGCCATGcag GCACTAAAAGGTATGGCCGCAACGTTCCGTGTGGTTTCATCCCATATCATCAAAACATCGGCTGAAAGAAGACTTCCATCGACAGATTCGGTCCTGACGATGTTGAAATGGGTTGAACGTCACTTGAGTCGTCGCAAGCCTAGGAATAATTCATTAACATACAAAACTACTCGCAAGCGAGATGTTGTCAAGATGCACATGTCGTTTGATATTAAAGATAACATTAGTGGAGCCAGCTCAGACGAAAGTGTTTCAAATTAA
- the LOC143913173 gene encoding uncharacterized protein LOC143913173: protein MNDEKLIEFVKENSVLYNVSMVKYNDAVHKFKIWKDIAKKLNQPSSVCKSRWNNIRDNYRKSVKKRLTTERHAPNSGNKKKYYKYEEQLRFLDNFYHKSMLDVEDEADQEYLMGEDDPLDDLDSEALGHSQSSRCNKTFVNSNSNRRYYSSFTSFTKPMTAPIPATVTPPPIDFIKLETSKSAAPSSANVLNKDESQSANSLQAKAVDAFLAGLSSTLKSFTPYYLNLVKSKIFSAVQEYEMAMILENNEQIDLKSEHESHTLSSLEPSLLPQCILTTKLEK, encoded by the exons ATGAACGATGAAAAGTTGATAGAATTTGTAAAGGAGAACAGCGTACTGTACAATGTGTCCATGGTGAAATACAACGATGCTGTTCACAAATTCAAAATATGGAAAGATATAGCTAAGAAGTTGAATCAGCCAA GTTCAGTCTGCAAATCCAGATGGAACAACATACGTGATAATTACAGAAAATCTGTAAAGAAAAGGTTGACTACAGAAAGACATGCACCAAATAGTGGAAATAAGAAAAAGTACTATAAATATGAGGAGCAATTGCGTTTTCTAGACAATTTTTATCACAAGAGCATGTTAGATGTGGAAGATGAGGCCGATCAAGAATATTTAATGGGAGAAGACGATCCTCTTGACGATTTAGACAGTGAAGCTCTTGGACACAGTCAAAGTAGCCGTTGCAATAAAACATTTGTAAACTCCAATTCAAATCGAAGATATTATTCTAGTTTTACAAGTTTTACTAAGCCTATGACTGCACCAATACCAGCAACAGTAACACCACCACCAATAGATTTCATAAAGCTTGAAACTTCAAAATCAGCAGCTCCTTCATCAGCAAATGTGTTAAACAAAGACGAATCACAATCAGCAAATTCATTGCAAGCCAAAGCTGTTGATGCATTTTTGGCCGGGTTGAGTTCAACGCTGAAAAGTTTCACACCTTACTACTTAAATTTAGTGAAAAGTAAGATATTTTCAGCAGTTCAAGAATATGAAATGGCAATGATATTAGAAAACAATGAACAAATCGATTTAAAGTCAGAGCACGAGTCACATACTTTATCATCATTGGAACCATCACTGTTACCGCAATGTATTCTAACTACCAAACTAGAAAAATAA
- the lmgB gene encoding lemming B, whose translation MLTMRGGGPQVATNGVKMGRPPPVPPRPDKSLVADALAKSRKIPAPVLPLNLKKEQTQEQEAQPPNKLPSPKLNGLSRVKSFIRDVMNDKKSSEDKKAADSGKTTPVKSHIPVSQSQQQLSKTKPKNPVSLNYPTEESVKNQSSQSVVRALCSVLKNSSTDKAKSSPNENNPNDKARVVKSNSFADKPVPLRRAPPPPISPKPTRKQIEERLARTQTSPPFENGSLRKLSASCEELNNSSNRPIVYQSPVSKKFQASPMVSRKITPPNLPISKPIISAKKPSNPSSPITPSPITTDKCNGKSTNLSTECVTEKLISEIIAAKNDAILSQLSEKDELSVKDDADLDAKSEPIVNGSSSSSDDNESPSNCMSSFSAVSVTCPTDNISVCSSDGSAGKTVLFINSETYAETTNPLVSNNVQTKEFPKKRMNDIANHELLISELQDMRREAAEERVVKRQRRPSLEQGLSSPDSANGEIQKIQHSDWVQVEDNGKQVRYSSCQIVIEDSLPVNDSGICLDDNFYSSDNLSLSLSPSLVSRLKEQFYTNQKMSSLQGLPPLPKSLSGFNVQDTDEAPPVPPAPPVPARGANTFRYACGTPPSPTTPGSTGGTLNGASSSSSGDVHRQPRKLTTLDTQLALLKREMLSLRQLDLSLLSQLWSLNESIHEFRQYMNDRNSGTGVPEDDDDMEDEGDDSSSGGEDAPRSHSHRGRTPV comes from the coding sequence ATGCTGACCATGCGCGGCGGGGGTCCCCAAGTTGCCACCAACGGGGTCAAAATGGGGAGGCCACCCCCTGTACCCCCTAGGCCAGATAAGAGCCTCGTAGCCGACGCTCTGGCCAAATCGAGAAAGATTCCGGCTCCTGTCCTGCCGCTGAATCTGAAAAAGGAACAGACACAAGAACAAGAAGCTCAACCTCCAAACAAACTACCTTCTCCGAAGCTGAACGGTCTGTCTCGAGTCAAATCCTTCATAAGAGACGTCATGAACGATAAGAAGAGCAGCGAGGATAAGAAGGCGGCCGATAGTGGCAAGACGACTCCTGTCAAGTCTCACATACCCGTGTCGCAATCTCAGCAGCAGCTGTCGAAGACTAAGCCGAAAAACCCAGTTTCCTTGAATTATCCGACTGAGGAGTCGGTAAAAAACCAGTCGAGTCAGTCAGTGGTGCGTGCGCTGTGCAGCGTTCTCAAAAACTCTTCTACGGACAAGGCCAAATCGTCGCCAAATGAAAACAATCCCAACGACAAGGCCAGAGTCGTAAAGTCGAATAGTTTCGCCGATAAGCCAGTGCCTCTCCGCAGAGCGCCTCCTCCTCCGATTTCGCCGAAACCCACCAGGAAACAGATCGAGGAAAGGTTGGCTCGCACCCAAACCAGTCCTCCGTTCGAGAATGGATCTTTGCGGAAGTTGTCGGCTAGTTGTGAAGAACTCAACAATTCCTCAAACAGACCCATAGTGTATCAATCGCCAGTCTCAAAAAAGTTCCAAGCTAGTCCAATGGTTTCAAGGAAAATCACTCCGCCTAACCTACCCATATCCAAACCTATCATATCAGCTAAAAAACCAAGTAATCCAAGCTCTCCCATCACTCCCAGTCCTATCACAACGGACAAGTGCAACGGGAAGTCGACGAATCTCAGTACCGAATGCGTCACTGAAAAGCTAATATCTGAGATAATAGCCGCAAAGAACGACGCAATTCTGTCCCAGTTAAGCGAAAAAGACGAATTATCTGTGAAAGATGATGCCGATTTAGATGCCAAATCGGAACCAATCGTGAATGGTTCTTCGTCCTCTTCGGACGATAACGAATCGCCGTCAAATTGCATGTCTTCGTTCAGTGCCGTGTCAGTGACGTGTCCGACGGATAATATCAGTGTGTGCAGCAGTGACGGTAGCGCCGGCAAAACAGTGTTATTCATAAACAGCGAAACTTACGCGGAAACCACCAACCCACTAGTGTCTAACAATGTCCAAACTAAAGAGTTTCCCAAGAAACGCATGAACGATATAGCCAACCACGAACTGCTCATATCTGAACTTCAGGATATGAGACGAGAGGCCGCCGAAGAGCGCGTGGTGAAGCGGCAAAGGAGACCTTCGTTAGAGCAAGGGCTCTCCAGTCCCGACAGCGCTAACGGGGAGATCCAAAAGATCCAACACTCTGACTGGGTCCAGGTTGAGGACAACGGGAAACAAGTCAGATACTCTAGTTGTCAGATAGTCATAGAGGACTCGTTGCCGGTCAACGACTCCGGAATATGCTTGGACGACAACTTCTATTCCTCGGATAACCTGTCCCTGTCCTTATCGCCGTCTTTGGTTTCCAGACTCAAGGAGCAGTTTTACACTAACCAAAAGATGTCTTCGCTGCAAGGGTTGCCACCGCTGCCTAAGAGTCTGAGCGGCTTCAACGTTCAGGACACGGACGAGGCACCCCCTGTACCTCCAGCACCCCCTGTGCCAGCAAGGGGTGCGAACACTTTCCGTTACGCTTGCGGCACTCCACCATCTCCTACAACTCCAGGCTCCACTGGAGGAACCTTGAACGGTGCATCCTCGTCCTCTTCCGGGGATGTCCACAGACAACCCAGGAAGCTCACCACGCTGGACACTCAATTAGCACTGCTCAAAAGAGAAATG
- the LOC143913364 gene encoding protein YIPF6 has translation MNEAKLDMFDTYPGSVEGEMVVPGSQSALGPDGKLEFNTLDEPIKDTVLRDLKAVGTKFFHVLYPKEKASLLKEWDLWGPLLLCTLMATVLQGSAEQTPNSNDGGPEFAEVFVLVWIGSLIVTLNSKLLGGNISFFQSVCVLGYCLLPTAIALLICRIILLVNQTTFLFFLRLVITIFGFCWATFASTAFLGDSQPTGKKALAMYPIGLFYFIISWLVISHTSS, from the exons ATGAACGAAGCCAAATTAGAC ATGTTCGACACCTATCCGGGGAGTGTGGAGGGTGAAATGGTTGTCCCCGGATCCCAGTCGGCTTTAGGTCCCGATGGAAAATTAGAATTCAACACACTTGATGAACCTAtcaaagacactgtg ttaCGTGACTTGAAAGCAGTCGGCACGAAATTCTTTCATGTCTTATATCCCAAAGAAAAAGCAAGTCTTTTAAAAGAAT GGGATCTCTGGGGACCTTTGCTTCTATGCACTTTAATGGCAACCGTTTTACAAGGCTCGGCAGAGCAAACTCCCAACTCTAATGATGGTGGACCTGAGTTTGCTGAAGTTTTCGTCCTAGTGTGGATTGGCTCATTAATAGTCACATTAAATTCCAAATTACTCGGTGGAAATAT ctcATTTTTTCAATCAGTGTGTGTATTGGGATATTGCTTACTACCTACTGCTATAGCTCTTTTGATATGTAGAATCATTCTTCTGGTTAATCAAACtacatttttattctttttgagGCTTGTCATTACCATATTTGGTTTTTGTTGGGCCACTTTTG CATCAACAGCATTCCTCGGAGATAGTCAACCTACCGGCAAGAAAGCACTGGCGATGTATCCAAttggcttattttattttataatttcttgGCTAGTCATATCTCATACTAGTTCTTAG